A genomic segment from Colletotrichum higginsianum IMI 349063 chromosome 5, whole genome shotgun sequence encodes:
- a CDS encoding Duf1721 domain containing protein, with product MATRNINMTHATRPSMSSSSGNAMKTRQLTHLHSQLAQLSANLADTENLVRMTSVQAESMRGLGAWHGGMFMAASKVLGEEAINRDAAAQARGGQ from the exons ATGGCGACGCGAAACATTAACATGACGcacgcgacgaggccgtccatGTCGTCCAGCTCGGGCAACGCGATGAAGACGCGGCAGCTA ACGCACCTCCATTCGCAGCTCGCCCAGCTGTCAGCCAACCTCGCCGACACCGAAAACCTGGTACGTATGACGAGCGTGCAGGCTGAAAGCATGCGTGGTCTAGGGGCGTGGCACGGCGGCAT GTTCATGGCTGCGAGCAAGGTCCTCGGGGAGGAGGCTATCAATCGTGACGCAGCAGCGCAGGCGAGAGGCGGTCAGTGA
- a CDS encoding Phytoene desaturase, with the protein MSQLGEKPKTAIVVGAGAGGVALAARLAKAGFSVTVLEKNDFTGGRCSLMYQDGHRFDQGPSLFLLPQLFHETFRDLDTTLADAGVDLLRCETNYNIWFHDGELFKHSSDLAAMKTQIERWEGKDGFERYLKWLREAHTHYEISVKDVLHRNFGKFLDLARPGFVRHVVNLHPLESIWSRASRYFWTERLRRVFTFAVMYMGMSPFDAPATYSLLQYTEFAEGIWYPKGGFHQVVAALVRIGEKMGVKYRLSTPVSRVLTDGRRATGVELESGESLSADVVVVNADLVYAYGNLLPKTPTITDYTKSLRKREASCSSISFYWCMDRKIPELSVHNIFLAEEYRESFDAIFKRHSLPDQPSFYVNVPSRIDPSAAPEGKDTVIVLVPVGHLAESKGESGLTTDPKHWEDIVARARAAVIEIVSARTGCAPLSDFITHETVNTPLTWEDKFNLDKGAILGLTHGIFNVLAFRPRTRAEGLEDAYFVGASTHPGTGVPIVMAGAKITAEQILDDRGLSVPWARGFDGILKPQSQSPGNKKLDEVRYGYHFGSEEVAVLSVGLLLALIYFYMWPSLQPLFC; encoded by the coding sequence ATGTCGCAGCTCGGCGAGAAACCCAAGacggccatcgtcgtcggcgccggcgccggcggcgtggccctcgccgcccgcctggCAAAGGCCGGCTTCtccgtcaccgtcctcgaGAAGAACGATTTCACGGGCGGTCGCTGCTCCCTCATGTACCAGGACGGCCACCGCTTCGACCAGGGGCCGtcgctcttcctcctgccgCAGCTCTTCCACGAGACTTTCCGCGACCTCGACaccaccctcgccgacgccggcgtcgatctGCTGCGCTGCGAGACCAACTACAACATCTGGTtccacgacggcgagctcttCAAGCACTCgtccgacctcgccgccatgAAGACTCAGATCGAGCGCTGGGAGGGCAAGGACGGCTTCGAGCGCTACCTCAAGTGGCTGAGGGAGGCCCACACCCACTACGAGATCTCTGTCAAGGACGTCCTCCACCGGAACTTTGGCAAGTTCCTCGACCTGGCCCGGCCCGGCTTTGTGAGGCACGTTGTGAACCTGCACCCCTTGGAGAGCATCTGGAGCCGCGCGAGCAGATATTTCTGGACCGAGAGGCTGCGGAGGGTCTTCACCTTCGCCGTCATGTACATGGGCATGTCGCCCTTCGACGCGCCCGCGACGTACTCGCTCCTGCAGTACACCGAGTTCGCCGAGGGCATCTGGTACCCCAAGGGCGGCTTCCACCAGGTCGTCGCGGCCCTGGTGCGCATCGGCGAGAAGATGGGCGTCAAGTACCGCCTGAGCACGCCCGTGTCCCGCGTCCTCACGGACGGCCGCCGCGCGACGGGCGTCGAGCTGGAGTCGGGCGAATCCCTCtcggccgacgtcgtcgtcgtcaacgccgacCTGGTCTACGCCTACGGCAATCTCCTGCCCAAGACGCCTACCATCACCGACTACACAAAGTCCCTCCGCAAGCGCGAGGCCAGCTGCagctccatctccttctACTGGTGCATGGACCGCAAGATCCCCGAGCTCTCGGTCCACaacatcttcctcgccgaggagtaCCGCGAATCCTTTGACGCCATCTTCAAGCGCCACTCCCTGCCCGACCAGCCCAGCTTCTACGTCAACGTGCCCAGCAGGATCGacccctcggccgccccggAAGGCAAGgacaccgtcatcgtcctcgtccccgtcggccACCTCGCCGAGTCCAAGGGCGAGTCCGGCCTGACGACCGACCCGAAGCACTGGGAAGACAtcgtcgcccgcgcccgcgccgccgtcatcgagatCGTCAGTGCCCGCACGGGCTGCGCGCCGCTCAGCGACTTCATCACCCACGAGACCGTCAACACGCCCCTGACGTGGGAGGACAAGTTCAACCTCGACAAGGGCGCCATTCTGGGCCTGACGCACGGCATCTTCAACGTCCTCGCCTTCCGCCCGCGGACccgcgccgagggcctcgaggatgcCTACTTCGTCGGCGCCAGCACCCACCCGGGCACTGGCGTCCCCATCGTCATGGCGGGCGCCAAGATCACGGCCGAGCAGATCCTCGACGACCGCGGCTTGAGCGTGCCGTGGGCTAGGGGTTTCGACGGCATCCTCAAGCCGCAGAGCCAGTCGCCGGGAaacaagaagctcgacgaGGTGCGGTACGGGTACCACTTCGGCTCCGAAGAGGTTGCCGTCCTCTCGGTCGGGCTCTTGCTGGCCTTGATTTACTTTTACATGTGGCCCAGTCTGCAGCCGTTGTTTTGCTGA